ttttgtctctgaaacTCTTTGGCTGTTGCAGTATTACAGAACAGTCATTAATACTGAAAGGAGCAGAATATCTTTAAACATAGATGacctttgttttttattaaaatctagTTAAATTAGCAGAGTTTAACTTGGTTCTGTTTAAAGGTActttaaacacagtttaaacAGCAACCACTGCTGAGGGCTGTTTTAGAAGATTGCTCTTTTATATACCTTAGTGCTGAGCCATTGCACTTACTATTTCAAAGGCTTTTGATGTCATAGGTCATAAGAGTTACCAGATTTTAATTTGGATCAACTGTCTCAAGTCTACAGCTcagatttttctgcagctgtgcttttaaagatgtatgatttggcttttttctttttagcccTGAGAAGGGataagttttccttttttgttatcacttcagtttttttctcttgtttaacATACAATTTTCTACACTAGGTGAGTGTCATACAACtgaaaaaacagggaaaagatCTGTCACAATGAAAGCTAAAGTCATCATGGGGGAGAAGGGAGTACACACAGAGGTTTGCCTGCCTTGATCTCCTTCAGGTGCTTTGAACAAAGGCAACTTCAGCTCCCCGTTCGCTTCTTTAGTTTGAAGTAGTAAGTGGATTACTTAGCTATCATTTCTGGTCCTTGGATTCAGTGCTCTGGCCAGGTACATGACTCTTCATATAGGaaggttttttccaaatagTGCTAAAATCAAGCTCTGCACTTAGTTTCAAAATTATAATCTATTCAGTTTCATAAAACTGACAGCTATTTTTCTTGGAGATCTAGCATAGCAAGTAAATGTTGGGGATGGCACACTGTATGAAGAGTAAAGTAATTACTTTGCCAGTGTGTTATGTACATATTTGAATGTCCTGGATTTCCTACTGCTTCATGGAAATTTAGACCATCTGGATTTGGTTTTAGCTTTTGATCTTCTGCCATGACCCCTACAATCACCTAAGCTATTTTTATGCCGTAGGTAATACCATTAGCTATCCAAGCTCGTAAGTATCTTTCTTGCAGTAAGCATGATAAGTATTTTCATCACGTACTTATCTCctatatttcagtttttgtttaaacatgGCTTTCTTATTGGGTCTAGTGCTTTGTATTTAAtggtttgtatttcagaaagtcTTCTCACCTGAAAGCTTTTACAAGGTTTTACCTCAGAGTTATTAATCTTTGACATACAGTTACAGAGAAACTTCAAAGCTCTAGGAAactgtttgatttctttaagcTTTGTTGAACAATGTGACAAACTTTGGGACCTCTTTATTCTAATTTTATAGAAAACTAAAGGTGAGATGGCAGGCCATTTCCAGTACCTTTCACCCTCCCTAGCAATTTATGTGACAAATTTATGCTAAGTCACAGAAGGGTCTTCTCAGTGTATCTCAAATTCATCTGTACACTTTTAGTTTTCCTGGGACAGGGTGTAATGTGGAAATGAACCTGAAGTTTCTGATATGTAGCTCAAGACGCCTAGTGCTTACCAAGCCTGTTCCAACCACGCTTTCCAAATAATATGCGTGGTTGCGATTACTTTCCTTCACTTTTCGGTCTTGTGTGGTGTATGATCCAGAGTTGTATGATGAGGATAAAAGATCATGTGGACATGCAGGCTCATTCTGTGCTCCGTGTACACCTTAACACCTCTGTCTTCCTAATATGTCACATGTGACAGAGACAACGATTATATTGTTGTCATGTTTTGTTTCCCCTGTATGGTAGTTTACTTGTGCAGTGGAAGGATATAGGTATTTTATGTAAACATGTTCCTTTCACATTTCAGGAGCATAATGGTCAGAACTAGAGAACTCTAGTCAGCACTCAGCAAATAGTAACTCTGCTTTAATTGGATGATCTTTGTTACTGGAAAGTAGTGTTTGCTTAAAtctcagattaatttttaaaaaaaaataacagttattttgtttctaatttttttttccaattctctccctaGATGGTAAAAGCAATCCAAGTTCTACGTATCCATCTGCTTGAGCTAGAAAAAGTTAATGAACTCTGCAAGGATTTCTGTAGTCGTTACATTGCTTGcctgaagacaaaaatgaacAGTGAAACTCTATTAAGTGGAGAGCCTGGAAGCCCTTATTCACCTGTGCAATCACAGGTATGTTTCAAGTACAGTTAActgtatttttgcttatttccttAGGAAATTGTAACTACACTTCTATTGCTATTAGTTTGCAAACAGagtttctgcagtttctttcactttctcGAAATTGGTGATTAAGAGTAGaaagagctgtatttttttttttgtgcacaCCTGTGTGCCACTGCCTGATGGACAAATTTGTTCAAATGTGCCAGAACAGAGAGTCACcttttttgtctgtcttccttTTATGATTTTCTCTTAGTTCAGCAAATGGAGATACTCAGAATAGCCTAGATTTGCTATTTTGTTGGAAGGAGGCTAggaaacagaataaacaaaggagaagaaaaaaaaatccttgttaaGAAGCTCTCTTTAGTCTTGTCTGCTTGATTAAAATACTGACATGGTGGCTACTTTTTATACACCATCTGTATTCTGGAACAAACAGACAATGTCTGATGGATTGTAGTTGCAATATTTGAGACGTATGTCACCTGGGGTAACTGTAGTTATGAATGATACCCATTTCTATACATATGAACCTCAGTTTATATATTGTTGACATTACGTAAATGCAATAaccaattgcttttttttagtAAGTCAACAACAGTTAATTAACAACAGTTAGTACATTATGGTTGATGCTTCTGCTGTTAGATGCTGGAAAGTGAGCCCTGCCATCCGAGTACCTGCTAGATATCTAGTCTTAGGGGATGGTCCTTCTCTGACTTATGAATGTATTTGGTGCTATGTATTCTGAAAAGTCTCAATGACTTTTAACCTTCACCATCTGGACTCCTTACTTAGGCTTTGCTGTCTGGAAATGTGGAAAGGAGAGTCTAAAATCAGACAGAAACAACTTCTAAAATATGGGGCTTCTTTGTTTGTTACAGTCTTCTGTAGAGACAGGAGGGACTGAATTTTGTATTGGGTAACAATAATTATTCATACATATTAAAGAATATGTAAGAGTTTGCATCGTCAGGGTTGAATAAGAACTATCCTGGGCACAATAAAACATATTGGGCATCTTGAATACTGAATACGTTATTTTGAAATTGAAGGAATTAAGGTAATAACTAAAATTCTAAATCTTTGATGCTTGTAATAAGAGCATGAAGGGTCCATTCCATCTATCCTTTATCTCTTGTGCCTTTGGAAACTGTTTCTCTTAGTATTTATATACCTAGAATCAGTTCAGTCCTAAAATTTCTCAAGatagttttatgttttttctaacAGTTGCTTTCATGAGGGTTTTCAAAGGTAATGCTTGGTGATAATGAGAAAGTTAACGTAGGTAATGATGAAATTCTAAtgaagtttctttctctttgaagttAATCCTGTGATTAAGctccaaatgtattttatatacatcTACACAAGCATGCTTtatctccttaaaaaaaaatctaaaactttaaaaaactttaaaaaaatgcaatcaactaattgttttatttttctagcaaaTTCCAAGTGCCATTGCAGGCACACTCAGTCCCCAAGGGATTATGGTGCCAGCATCAGCATTGCAGCAGGGAAATGTAACTATGGCAACAGTAGCAGGTATGACATAGTGAAGTAAAACTGGCACCTTGTTCTTCATTTTAGTTTCTCTTATAGTTGTTACAAAAAtatagaaatacttttaaaaatatgttttaactCTACTACTTGAAAAGCTGTTACAGTATGGTTGAGTGCCTTACTGGTTTCTGAATGTTCGTTTAATTTATATGTGTACCCAAGTATCCATTTGTGAGTGGAGGTTACATACATAATATTAAGAGATCTTTCTGAGCAATGCTACTTTTGTTAAAAGACGTTTCAGAGAcgtcttttttttccccttccttcaaaaaaagaattctgtttgacagaaaaaaatccaccatgCAATACCTAAAATACTGCACTTGCTAGCTGTCTCATGCTCTACAGAGTTTGGAACGACACCTACAAATCTGTGAAATCCTTGATGTCCAAGTCGTTCTTCTATTGTCTGGAGATGGCATttgaactgaaatgttttatcttGCTTCTAAGCAAggttttcaaacaaacaaagaagaaaaaccttgaCTACAAATGCAACAAAGCAATGCAGTGTGCTACTACAGCATATACTTGCAGAGAGGTTATCCCGAGACACAATATGTGCCTTAAGGCTTTGGTGCCCAGGACCCCAATATGCATTCACCAAAATTCTGTCACCTTAGTTGACCCAAGCATCTAAGTGTTACGCATCTGACTGCCCTAACCACTTGACACACATAGGTGTGGTTTTGGAGTTGTGACCCTTGCCGGCTGAAGAGTTAGCtcagttaaaacaaaattatgaacTATTTTATAGCCTGATAGTTGTggcattttcctttgaaaatagaTTTAGAATGcctaaaatacagagaaacataATCGAATTTCATACAGATTATTGTGGATGGCAAAAATTTTAGTGTAGCAAAGAGCACATCTTACATGCTTACTAGAAGGAATAGTTGAtatgtgaccagcaggttgagggaggtgcttctgcccctctactccgctcttgtgagaccccacctggagtactgtgtccagctctgggggccccagtacaggagagacatggatctgttggagcgagtccagaggagggccacgaagctgatcggagggctggagcacctctcctgtgaggacaggctgagagagttggggctgttcagcctggagaagagaaggctccggggagacctaattgtggcttaccagtacctgaaggggcctacaggaaaggtggtgaggggctgtttatcagggagtgtagtgaccggacaaggggtaatgggtttaagctgaaggagggtcgatttagattagatgttagaaagaaattctttactgtgaaggtggtgaggcgctggaacaggttgcccagagaggttgtggctgccccatccctggaagtgttcaaggccaggttggatggggctttgggcaacgtggtctagtggagggtgtccctgcccgtggcaggggggttggaactagatggtctttaaggtcccttccaacccaaaccattctatgattctatgatatattaTCAAAACTGTTGTATTGTCTGCAGTGCtgatgtgtttgtgtgtttaaagAGAATAATATTTGAAGGACTTTTACTTACCTataatttttgttgctgttttgttttaagggGGGACAGTGTATCAGCCAGTCACTGTGGTCACTCCACAAGGTCAAGTGGTGACCCAAGCACTGTCACCTGGGACTATTCGGATCCAGAACTCTCAGGTTTGTTTCATGGGCTTCACAGAATAGTATTCTGGGTTCAAATAAATCTGCTTGGttttaagcatttcagtttgtttgaCACACTGTCAGAATATGTACACAGACATAGTAACTAATGTGAAATTGGTGCGAGCACTGTTATGGGAGTTACAAATTATATAACATGGCATAAGGTCCCAGACAGATCTCCTTTGCCACAACAAGTCTTCATAGTTCCTACCtgttaaatatctttttttactgATGGCAGAAAAGTATAGGTacatggatttaaaataaaatgaactgaaaaaaccaccctccccccacccccgcaaaaaaatcccaaaacccactcaccaaaacaaaaacccctgtGAATTCAATAGACACTTTTTCAATGATTAAACATCTTCTAATTGTTGAACTAGGTTTATGGCTGGATAAATATACTATATTGCATTATGGTGCCACACTGCTGTTGTcagaaatttaactttttattgtGATAGCAACCACTAGTACTGTGAAACTGTATGTATGTCAGAATTTACGTATGTTGAGAAGCATTTTGCCATAAAACCTTCAAAATACTCAGCTGAGACTATGGGAGATCCTCACATTGGGCTCATTATATCATACCCTAAAAGATAAGGGCCAGTACTCTTTTTTGGGGAGGCTTTTAAGAGTTGGATCTGGAGAGCTCAAAGAAACAactaaggaaaaggaaacacgAAAACTAGACCATCTTCAGTTACGAAAAACCTTGCTAGCTTTCTCTTGGAGCAGGAAGTGGTAAATCAAATCTTCCAGGAATCCAgagacaattaaaaatgtgaatgagGAGCTACAATCTCCACAGCATAAAATCTGTTGGTAATCACTGACTCactgtcttctcttcttccttcttctgaccttccaactgaaaaagtATGCTTAGTGTATTCTTACCTTCTTTTTATTGACAGTAGCATATATGTACTTGCCCATATTCTTCCCTAGAATGCATACCGTTCTGTCCTCAGAtacctttcagaaagaaatgtgcAAAATTACTCTCCTAGACTGAagtgtttttgaagaaaaatgctttttatacctctgatggaaaaaaataaaatactgagtGGAAAATAATGCCTACAGcctataaacaaaaaaaagacttggCCTTCTGTATATATATCTGTGACTACTCTTGATGTTAGTAGGTATCTCCAAACACACGTATACATAGGTTTGGACATGTGTTCCTTGTCAGCCATAGGAAATCCTTCTTacaattcttctttttcagtgtttcagaatgCTGTGGAGGTAGGGGAAAAATACTGGGGGAGAGcttataaattatattttattattataaattataaagCCTCCATATACAAGCAGTTTATTTAGAATGTAAAAcattactttggaaaaaaaaattgctccaaATATATATTTGGTTTAATTTGATAGCTTATACGTAATTTAAAACTTGTTTCATACAGGACATAATGACTGGCTTAAAGAAAATGCTCCATATTGTCTGAAAAAACTGatttagaattatttcagttataaTTGTGTGAAATATAGTCTCATATGCAATTTACATGCTGTTTCTTCTTATCTCTGCATAAGCATTTAAGAACATATTCCCTAATGCTCAGGTAACTGATGTGCAAATGATTTGATGTATCCATaggaagtgaaaaagaaatatgaaccttTAGGAAAATAGTACGAGTGTTGTAAAGTGAATAAGAGTTCTACCATGTGTATCATCTTGTTCTTTGAGAATTTAGATGCATTTAATTAGCTGGACCATTAGCATCTTCATTCACAACTCTAGCataataattaatttcacttttaagtTCTTCCTTTAAGTCTTAAATCAGTACTATTTTACAGCTTCCATAGTTGTTTCTGTTTGCACACAGCGAGTATATTCAGCATTGTGCTTTTCAGTTGCTCTTCACATGTGCAAATGACTGTACAGCATGACAGGGCAATCAGATCCCTAGGGCAGTGTAGATTAGTACAAAGGATCATTAACCTGACATGTACTACATAGGTGGATTTTATTCTAAATTACAATAAATCAGCATTTGGCTATTGTCCCAAGATCACATACACAGCTGTAATTCTTAAAACAGAAGTTACATGAAATGTGAAAACTATAGAAATCTGATACAGCATTTTCCCTGGATAAAGACATTTTGGAATGCTATTGTAAGAGAGTTGCTATTTTAAGTTTTCCCTAGCAAATAAAAGTAGCTTTTTATAATCAGCATGCCTCCAGcctaatttcttttcattccctCTATAAATGAGTTATTCATACACTGATACAGAATACTGGTATTACTATGTTAACTGCCctatttcttctaaaattataTGTGCAGCTTCAGTTGCAATTAAACCAAGATCTAGGCATCTTGCATCAAGATGATGGCTCATcgaaaaataaaagaggagtTCTTCCCAAGCACGCTACAAATGTGATGAGATCTTGGCTTTTTCAGCACATAGGGGTAAGGACTGAACATGACCAGGAGTCACAAGTTTTTATGTAACTCTTTTATGTGGTCTCTTATGATTTTGCTTTATAAAGGAGGTGAATTGATTCAGTTGTCATATGTCTAGTCTCAGTTTAGTTTTCCCTGAAGTCATTTGGAGTAGTTCCGCAGTCTAATGtcagttgtttttattattattttaataagtatGTTACATTTGTACCTCATTATCTCAATAAACATTGTTAAAAGggatcttttttcatttcattgtgtTGAGAACTTAATGATCTCGACACCCTGGTTCATGGCACAAGGAAAAATAGTTCCATctgtgttttttggggttttctttgtaGAGGAGAATTTCAAATTTTCTGGCTTTATCTCCTTTCCAACAATCCTTCTAACATGTACCCAATGTGTTACTATCCACTTGTGCTTTCAGTAGAATGTCTTTCCTTTGCATAAATACTTATCCTGAAAGGATAAATGGGTATCAAGTTATATCacaatgttttgtcttttacaaCTATTTTACAACAGACAAATGATACAGGGAAACCGCGTGTACGCTTCTTGTGTTATGTACGTTCTCTTCATCTGTTTAGTTCAGAGTAGCTTTATTTAACTAGAAAATGCTTGTCAGTACTCTCATGTGACTTTGCCTTTAGACAGCATAACTAATCAGATCTTATCACATGCTGTGTTGCCTGGAGATCACGCTGTTTATTAATAAAGACTGTCAGCCGTgagaagctttttcttctgaattacaCATCAGCAGTTTAATGGTATCATATACACTTTCaaggataaaataatttttgtgtaGTAAAGCACTCTTTGTTAAATGATTTTTATCTATAAAAGGTTGTGAGGTTTataaagtttgttttttaacgAGTCAGATGGTCTTAATCTAGCAGCTTTAATCAGTTGTAATAAAGGAGTCCTTATTTTTGATGAGGAGGTGAAACAAACTTaggccttttttgttttttcctgtttagcATCCATATCCAACAGAGGATGAGAAGAAACAGATTGCAGCACAAACAAATCTGACACTACTCCAGGTTAACAATTGGTAAGAACAAAAACTCTTTCTTAATGTGTGTCGTTGTCTCCACATGCTTACAACATAGAGAAATAGTTAAGAGTATAACTTGGACATCTGGAGTTGAACTTACTGTTCTACATACGTTAtgaaatatgtataaaaatacaagaattatACACTGATACACaagcatattatttttatagtaaaGTATAATAATACTTGTGCCATTTAAATTATATAAGGACTCCAGAAAACTTTGCAACATTAAGGAATTACATTCTGTTCTATTGCTGAAAGAGATGGAAGTACTCTCACGTCTCTTCTGCAActaaagaaattgaaatttaaaGGTGTTGAGTGACCTGAAGCTCTGGAAAGTGTTCTCTCGTGATCATGGTTGCAAATGTTTAAGAAGGTACTGTCAACAGATATCCATTCTGCTCTTGTACCAAAGGATGCTATCCCCTGAGCAGTGATGTCCGAATGGAGAGTGTCAGTACCTCAACTACTTTAGTTCACGGTTCAACATATTTTAGCGTGTCTTATCTTCACTAGAGGTTTAAGATAATACACCTGCCCCtgcagaagagaggagtgagggTGTTGACATGCATCCTATTCTGCTTGTGGTATTGGTTCCTAAAATTATTGCAGCTAAGTCCCACAGGGATCTTCCTCAGATTTCAAAGATGACGCTGGCTGCATGGCTGCACAGGGGTCCAGTGGGGAAATACTCAAGATAGTGGCAGTACACTGGTTCCAAAAGTGGAACAGTGTAACTATGCCTGCGTGACACAGTAGTAATGGAGCTCTATGGTACTGGGATCCGACTAATGTCTCTGCAAAGCATTGCATTACACCATGTGGACCTGCCAGCTGCACCCAACTTCCTTCCATTGCAGGTAAAGATGGGTCCTGGATGTGTTTTGTCAGATTTAGCAAGGGATGCTGTCCTCAGTCACAACTCCTTGCCACAGATGGCTACGTTGAAATTGATTCAGTTAACTGCTGATAGCTAAGTGAGACGTGGGTTAAGTAATTTCTTGTTCACTAGCAGAAAGGGGAAGGGCAGCAATTAGTATGCTAAAGTAAATGagtaaaaatcacagaacagaaaggaaTTGAGAAAGATcggaaaaatgtgtttgctatTGTCTCCTGGATCAGGAGCCAGACCTTGGAAAGCCTGGGAGCCTATAAAATAAGTAATGTGGGAGCTTAAGGAAGTAAATGAAACCAGACCAAACAAACTAGGTTAGGCAGGGGCTAGATTTTAGGTGAACCCTAATGAGAGGGAGTATCAGCTTTCCGAGCTGTGCTGTCAGCAAGTTTTCTGGTGCTCAGTTTTTAATAAGATCTTGAAATGTACATCTGTCATGCTGTCTGGAGAATTCCCCCCTctgagatggggaaaaaaatgctgctagCAGCAGAATGATAGTACTTTCTTAGCTAGTTTGCCAAAATCAAAGGATGCCAGTGTTCTAGCAGCAGTTTCACACATTAAAAAGAATGTCCAGCCAAGCTGGTAGAGTGAAGATTTTATagtccttcccccccccccccccccaaagcatACTTTGTGGATCTGAGAGAGAGAATTTACAGCCAACTGGTCATAAGTACTTCTTGCCTTTTGATTGCATTTAGGTTTATCAATGCTAGAAGGCGAATTCTTCAGCCAATGCTGGATTCCAGTTGTTCTGAAACTccaaaaacaaagaagaaaacagctcaaAACCGACCAGTTCAGAGGTTCTGGCCTGACTCCATTGCCTCAGGAGTTGCTCAGCAGCAATCTAATGAGCTCACGATGTCAGATGGTAAGGAGTACTGGCtaaaacacagataaaaaaattaattcctttgtaACAGGGAAATGAAGGGTTTGATACCTTTGAGGGGAACCTCTTGATATTTCGATATGAATGTGGTTTTAATCTGGAAAACATAACAGAAATGTGTCATCATTTCcctctttaaaaattttttgtattttgggggTGTATTTTATTAGAATTTATGTTGAGAGactgttgcttttgtttcagaagttaCGAAACAACGGAACAAACGTTAGATGTGCAACTAAGCTCTCTCAGTATGTGTATGCGCATCAGTAGCGTTCTGTTTGATTAGCAGTATTGGACTGCAATTTCAGTTACCCATCCTGTTCACATTCCTTTCGCTATTGCTGGAGGGACTGAGCATCTGCAATTCTATATATGCCTCATGTTTCAAGTTGAACAttgagaagcagagaaatgtAATAGAGCCTCCAAAGACTTTGAGTGAAATAACTTCCTTAGCATCAGATCAAACAAATAGACTCAATTTAAGAAAGATCTCAGGACCATCCTTTCTGTTCTGCCACCTGCTGGTTTATTCCTTTCC
This sequence is a window from Balearica regulorum gibbericeps isolate bBalReg1 chromosome 1, bBalReg1.pri, whole genome shotgun sequence. Protein-coding genes within it:
- the PKNOX1 gene encoding homeobox protein PKNOX1 isoform X2; amino-acid sequence: MVKAIQVLRIHLLELEKVNELCKDFCSRYIACLKTKMNSETLLSGEPGSPYSPVQSQQIPSAIAGTLSPQGIMVPASALQQGNVTMATVAGGTVYQPVTVVTPQGQVVTQALSPGTIRIQNSQLQLQLNQDLGILHQDDGSSKNKRGVLPKHATNVMRSWLFQHIGHPYPTEDEKKQIAAQTNLTLLQVNNWFINARRRILQPMLDSSCSETPKTKKKTAQNRPVQRFWPDSIASGVAQQQSNELTMSDGAVVTITAPVNMNVDSLQSLSSDGATLAVQQVMMAGQSEDESVDSGEDDGGDLSTTNISGLVLDNSDSLQ
- the PKNOX1 gene encoding homeobox protein PKNOX1 isoform X1 — protein: MMATQTLSIDNYQDGQQMQVVTELKTEQDPNCSETDAEGVSPAPVESQTPMDADKQAIYRHPLFPLLALLFEKCEQSTQGSEGTTSASFDVDIENFVRKQEKEGKPFFCEDPETDNLMVKAIQVLRIHLLELEKVNELCKDFCSRYIACLKTKMNSETLLSGEPGSPYSPVQSQQIPSAIAGTLSPQGIMVPASALQQGNVTMATVAGGTVYQPVTVVTPQGQVVTQALSPGTIRIQNSQLQLQLNQDLGILHQDDGSSKNKRGVLPKHATNVMRSWLFQHIGHPYPTEDEKKQIAAQTNLTLLQVNNWFINARRRILQPMLDSSCSETPKTKKKTAQNRPVQRFWPDSIASGVAQQQSNELTMSDGAVVTITAPVNMNVDSLQSLSSDGATLAVQQVMMAGQSEDESVDSGEDDGGDLSTTNISGLVLDNSDSLQ